The genomic stretch TTTATCGTACCACTTTTTTATCCCACATTCCGCTCGTAATGGAAGTCCAAAAATAATTACAACTAGAGAATAAGGGTTTCAGCGATTTTTCTAAGTATTAATGAGAATAATTCTTGTTAGCGTATTCTTATTGACAATAGGAAAATGGTGATTTTTTTATGATAATTGTCTAGAATCATTTGCCAGCAAGGGGTTTGTATTTTAATTCCTTTTTCAGGAAAATAAGAGCGGAATGTGGGTTTTATTAAAGCGATCGCCTAAAACATCAACGCTTTCACCACACAAGCGATCGCCCCTCAAAAAACATCATTTTTGCATCAATATCTTTGCTTGAGCCAGCATCTGTCGATATGGCAAGCAAGCTGATCGATTTATCTTCAGTAACTGTATTGTCACTCGCCCAATTGCAGTCAATGGATAAATTACACCACTAGATTCTTCGATTTGAAAATTCTCTCGCCATTGGTCTTGTCTAGGATTATAAAGTCTAATAACATCGCCCGTTTCTAAATCGATAGAAGCAATATCACTACCCTTAGCTTGATTGCACAGTGAGCAAGATAAAGCTAGATTTTCTTCTATAGTTTTGCCTCCATGCTTTTCAGCAATTACATGATCTACTTGATGGGAAACTAAGGTTAAACTTTCAGGAATCAGACAATATTCACAACAGTTTTGGGCGCGATCGCTGACTAGTTTTCTAAGTTTAGTGGAAATATAACTCTTACTCATTGACTCGGCTGGAGCTTAATCAGGGCTTGAGTTTTGGCAAGGCGCACTAGATGTTCGATAAATTCATAATGTTGCCATAGTAGGCGATCGCTTTCGTTGAAACCTTGAGTACGATTTTTTTCTAATAGATTATCAATTTCTTGCTGTGCGTCTGGTGCAAGACGTAAATCTAAGACTTCTTGAGGGGATGGAAGTTTGGCTAAGAAATGCAATATTTCCGTTAATCCAGAAAAGCCGTTATTGGGATTAGCGTTTATTTCTCGCAATCCTAGAGCTAATATTTGCGGCAGGTTATCTTGTACAGTAGCGGCAATATCGTCTGGTATGTCTAGGGTGATTTGCATAGTTGAGTAAGTGATTGCTAATGTTAGCCTTTATCGTTCATTTTATCAGATCGTCCCTAAGCTCAACCACAAAGCGATCGCCTTAATCATCAATGCTTCTACCACACAAGCGATAGTCCATCAACAAACCAACAACATCAAACAGCGATCGCCCCTAATCTCAACTAAAAAGCGATCGCCTAAAATATCCATACTTCCATCACACAAGCGATTGTCCCTTAACAAACTAACAACATCAAACAGCGATCGCCTCTAATCTCAATCACAAAGAGATCGCCTAAAATATCCATACTTTCAACCTACAAGCGATCGCCCTCTGTTTGTCACTTAAAGGTCTCTATCGCTAATATGCCAAATAAGGTATATTAGGTGTGACGCAACAAATCAAAAAACAAATAAATGATCCAGAATCAAGTTTCTGAAGTTATTCAAGGCGGAGCGAATGTATTTGAGGATTTGGGTTTTGCGCCTGAAGAGGCTCTTAATCTCAGAATTCGGGCTGATTTGATGTTGAATATTAAGCGCTTCATCCAGTCTCAAGGATGGACGCAAAAGCAAGCTGCTTTATTTTTTGGTGAAACTCAACCTCGGATTAGCGATTTGATGAATGGTGATATTGAGAGGTTTAGTATTGATAAGTTGGTAATGATGTTGGCTCATGCGGGTATGAATGTGAGAGTTAAGGTGTTATGAATAAATCTCCATCTGTTTATCTGGATGCTTGCTGTTTCTGTCGGCTTCTGGATGATCCTTCGCAGTATCGAGTTCGATTAGAGACTGAAGCAGTTGTAACGATTCTAGAATGTTGCGATCGCGGGGAGATGTCTTTAATTAGTAGTGATGCACTAGAATTTGAGTTACAGAGGGTTCCTAATGTTGAGGGACGTGAACAAGTTTTTGCTTTTTTGAGTGCGGCAAAAATTTTTGTTGAGACAACCGACAATATTGAAGATAGAGCAGAGAGTTTTTGTAAACTGGGTTTTACACTTTATGATGCTTTACATTTAGCGTTTGCCGAGGATTCAAATGCAACTGTTTTTCTGACGACAGACGATCGCCTACTCAGTAAAGCAATAAGCTATGCTGGTAACATTAAGGTTAGGGTTTCTAATCCAGTAACTTGGTTAATGGAAAATCAAGAGTAAATTTAGGATGGTTAGTGATGAAAGTTAGTGAAATTTCTAGACGTGGCTACAAAGCTTTGATTCAAGAGTTGGGCTATGCTGGCGCTGCAAGATTTTTGTTAAGGTTTGAGTCTGGTTCTGGTGACTATACGAAAGAGCGTCATCAGGAATTAGAACAGTTGACAATGGATGATTTTCGAGCTTTTGTGCAGAAGAAAAGAGAGAAGAAAAATGATTGAAAATTGTCCCTAATCTCAGTCACAAAGCGATCGCCTCAATTATCCATACTTCCACTACACAAGCGATCTCCTTCTGTTTTGTTATTCCATGAGTTTCGTCGTTGCCAGCTTCCTAAAGTATTAGATTCTTCGACATGATACCTCATCTGATTGAGCTGATGTTCTTTTAGTGCAAGATCGTTAGCTAGTTCATCAGTGAGTGATTCTAGTTTATCAATGCGGGCGTTTGCAACTAATAAATCTCTATGAAATTGCGATAATAATTTGGAAAGGGTAAAGATTAATAGTATGTCTGTAGAAGGTTTAATCTTACCTTCATCTAAAATCTCAAGATCTTCAAACAGTAATACTTTGATCTTCTCTGAGTATTCCGCCAAATCCTTCAAGCAAATTTGCCCTTGCTGAAGAAAAGATTTTTCTTCTTGAATTTGTCTCATATAAGTAATAGATCCTAAATTTGTCATAGTGAGATTAATGATCTAGAAGTCTTCAACATAATTAGCTAAAAGCTCAGGCTTTTCTCCATTGGAAAGTAGAAAGACTTCAACATTATCTTTCAGATCTAATAAAAGTCTTTTCAGTTCTGAATGCTGAGACAATGAAATTCGAGAAGTTGACGGAAATCTCTGATCCGAACTAATTTCGTAGCAAATATTTTGCTCAGTCATATCCAAAATTAATGGACTAAATTTAGATATAGGTAACCGATATGAGTGTGGCGGATAGTATACTTCATCTTCAAAATCAGATAAATTTATGTCTTCCCCCTCAGACAGATCAAGAAACCTCCCAAAAAAATCAGCTCTCTCTGGGAACGGGATATATAAATTTTTTTGTACTGAAGTTTGTTCCTCCAATTCATGGTCATTATCGTCATAATGATCATCATATAAGTGGAATTTTGCTCGATAGCTAGTCCAAATTTTGTCGTGAATAGATAGAGCAAGCTCTGATTGTTGCTGTACAACGTAGAATGCAACTTTAGGGCGCTTTGATTCAGTTTTAGGAATGATTGTTGCATACTGCTTGAGATATCGAACTTGATATAAATCCTTTAATCCAAGTTCATCCAATACTGCAATCACAGTTTCAATAGTAGGAATGCCAGCAGGGTTAATTCCTGTAGTAGTTGATTCTAAAGAAGTCAACTCATCTTGATGTATTAAATCACTAATACCTAGTAAAGACTTGATCTGTTTAAGATCCCAAGAAATTTTCTGAGAGCCATCATCAAGCGTCAGTAACTCAACATTTAGGGGTTGCCTATTTACGATCCTCATTTACATAAACTCACTAATTTGAGCGATGGAATTTATCGTAGCACACAAATCTATTTTAACGCATAAATTCATACTAATACCCTAATTTGGCTTTTTGTGTGACTTTGGCAAAACTTAAATAGTCAAAAGCTCCCCTAGACATTTTGTTACCCAAGCTACATAATCTTTTCTTGAAATAGATGGTTAAATGAATATTTTATAAACAATGTGCTACGGTCTGAAGATCGTTATTATTACAACTTGTTTAAGCACGTTAAGCTAGAGATTAGAAGTGCTATCGCTCTAGTAAAGCGAGGATTAATACTGATGTCATATAGCGAATTTAAGACGATCGCTCAAGTACAGGAAAAATTTGGCTTGACGATAAAAGAATCGGAAAATCTATTTGTAGATATTCAGCCTTTGACGATTAGTGACTATCTACAACAAACCCTCAAACGTAATCTTTCCATTGCCAATGCAATTAATACGGAAAAAGCGCGATCAGAACTATTAATTGCACCCATACTTTTAGAAATTCGCCATATCTTTCATGAAAAAGTTGGCTTTTTCTCTGGGACAGAATTTAATGTTGATATAGAATCTGGTTTAAATGGATTTTGTGACTTTCTTTTGACCGCATCTAGTGAAATCTATGAAATTTCCTGCCCAGTAATTACCCTTGTCGAAGCAAAAAACGAAAATATTAAAGGAGGCTTAGGTCAATGTATTGCAGAAATGGTGGCTGCTCAAAGATTTAATACTCAGCACGATCAAAAGTTTCCTATTTATGGTGTAGTGACAACAGGAATGATTTGGAAGTTCTTACGGCTTGAAGAGAAGACACTTTGGATTGATCAAGAAGACTATTTCATCAAGGAAATAGGCAAATTACTGGGTATTTTATCTAGTCCATTTCAATACTTGACTGCAAAGACTTCACTTGCATAGATCGCAGATTTAATGGAAGAATTGGAGAATGTCGTCTAGAAATAGGTTACACGATCGCTCATTTACTATGGCTCAATAACTATGCGTGTTGTATTTTTTGGAACTCCAGACTTTGCCGTTCCCACCTTAGAGAAACTATTATCCGAACCAGATTTTGAGGTGGTGGGCGTAGTCTCCCAACCAGATACTAGGCGTGGTCGTGGGAGTCAAGTTACGCCGCCACCAGTCAAAGCTGCGGCGATCGCTAAAAATCCCAACCTCCAAATCTGGCAACCCGATCGCCTCAAAAAAGATAAGCAGGTACTTGAGGAACTTCTGACAACTAATGCCGATGTATTTGTGGTGGTTGCCTATGGGCAGATTCTCTCGCAAAAGATTTTGAATATGCCTAAATATGGCTGTATCAATGTGCATGGCTCATTACTGCCAAAATATCGTGGTGCTGCACCAATCCAATGGGCGATCGCGAATGGGGAGAGCATTACTGGGATTACGACCATGCAAATGGATGCAGGCATTGATACAGGGGCGATGTTACTCAAGGTGGAATTAGAAATTTTGCCTGAAGACAATACGGATACCTTAAGCACGAAATTGGCGAATTTAGGTGCAGATTTATTAATTGATACTTTGCGAAGATTAGATACGATCAAACCTGAACCTCAAGATGATGCTTTGTCCTGCTATTCACCAATGATTGGGCGTGAGGATTGGGAACTAAATTGGAGCAAAGAGGCGATCGCATTGCATAATCGCATTCGTGCCTTCTATCCCAATTGCTATAAAGATTTTCGTGGACAGAGATTAAAGATTACGAAATCGGAAGTTGTGGAAGCTGAGGACAATTTAGAGAATATTGGGAAAGTTGTCGAAATTCGTAAAGGTAAAGGCTTTGTCTTGCAAACTGGTAAAGGTCTATTACTCATTAAAGAAGTACAACCTGCGGGTAAAAAACTGCAATCGGGTTGGGATTTTGTCAATGGCGCAAGAATTGCGATCGGAGAATCATTAACCTAACTGATGTTACGTGGATGGAACCATCATCCCCTATCCCTCAATAGCGAGTAGGGGCGGGTTTTGCATATAGATCTTGCTTCCGTATAGAGTTATCAACTAAACCCGCCCCTACTTGAGAATTTTCTATGTAACATCAGAACCTATAACAAGGGGCTTAAGCCCCTTGCCTATTTAACAAGCTTTTTAAGCGTTGCTTGTCTTTTAATTTGTTTGTGCCTAGCTAACCAATGCCTCTTAAAATTAAAGCAAGCCTAAAAGTATGGGCATTTTTGCGTTTGTTTTAGAGCATAGTTAACTTGCAAGTTTAATGAGCATAAAAGTCGTTTCCACTTCCCCATTTGCCGACCAGAAGCCCGGTACTTCTGGACTTAGAAAAAAAGTTACCGTTTTCCAAACGCCTAACTATCTCGAAAATTTCGTTCAATCCATATTTGATAGCCTTGAAGGATTTGCAGGACAAACCCTCGTCGTTGGTGGTGATGGACGCTACTACAACCGTCATGCCATCCAAGTAATCCTCAAAATGGCAGCCGCCAATGGTTTCGGCAAAATTTTGGTTGGACGTGGTGGCATTTTATCCACACCTGCTGCCTCCTGTGTAATTCGTAAGTACAACGCCTTCGGTGGGATTATCCTCTCCGCAAGCCATAACCCCGCAGGCAAAGATGGCGACTTCGGCATCAAGTACAACACAGGCAATGGGGGGCCCGCACCCGAAAAAATCACCGATGCCATCTATGACATCACCAAGAGCATTAGTGAATATAAAATCCTTGAAGCTAGCGACCTCGATCTCGATCGCATAGGTGAGTCCAAACTCGGTGATACGGTTGTGGAAGTGATCGATTCCGTTGCTGATTATGCGGAATTGATGGAATCGCTCTTTGATTTCGATCGCATTAAATTATTAATTGCCTCCCCAGATTTCAGCCTCCGCTTCGATGGAATGCACGCGGTAACTGGCCCCTATGCTCAAGAAATTCTGGTTAACCGTTTAGGCGCACCTGCCAGTGCTTTGCAAAATTGCGTACCGCTTGAAGACTTTGGCGATGGACATCCAGACCCTAACTTAGTCTATGCCCATGACCTCGTCGAAGTGCTTTATGGCGATAATGCTCCCGACTTTGGCGCGGCTTCCGATGGCGATGGCGATCGCAATATGATCCTTGGTCGTAAATTCTTTGTCACCCCTAGCGACAGTTTAGCGATTCTCGCCGCCAATGCTCACCATGTCCCCGCTTACAAGGGTGGACTTGCAGGTATTGCCCGTTCTATGCCCACTAGCCAAGCCCCTGATCGCGTCGCAGCCAGACTTGGGATCGAGAGCTATGAAACTCCGACGGGTTGGAAATTCTTCGGTAACTTGCTCGATGCAGGTAAAGCGACCCTTTGTGGTGAAGAAAGCTTTGGGACTGGCTCTAATCACGTTCGTGAAAAGGATGGACTCTGGGCAGTATTATTCTGGCTAAATGTTCTGGCGGCACGTCAGCAATCGGTCGAGGCGATCGTCAAGGAACATTGGCAACTTTATGGACGTAATTTCTACTCCCGCCATGACTATGAAGGTGTAGATAGCGATCGCGCCAATACCCTAGTCAATAATCTTCGCAATAAATTTGCTGAGCTAAAGGGTCATAAATTTGGCAATTACGAAGTTGCCTTTGCTGATGATTTTAGCTATACCGATCCTGTCGATGGCAGTGTCAGCAATAACCAAGGTATCAGAATTGGCTTTACCGATGATTCGCGGATCGTTTTCCGTTTGTCGGGTACTGGCACTCAAGGCGCAACCCTCCGTCTCTATGTCGAGAGCTATGAGCCAAATATTGCCAAGCATTCCCTCGATACACAAGAAGCTCTCAAAGAGTTAATCGAAATTGCCGATCAAGTCGCTCAGATTAAAGTCTTAACAGGACGCGATCAGCCTACGGTAATTACATAAATAAAAAAAGCGGCGCATCGCGCCGCTTTTTTTAAGGTTTTTTAGTTTCGGGGGCAGTGCTAGGTGATTGAGCAGGCGATGTAAAGGGTTGTTTTTGAGGAGATAGAGAAGCCAGACGCTTTACTTCATCCTTGAACTCGGCAGGAGCTAACTCTAAACCTTTATCAAAGAGTTTCTTAGCCTCATCTTCTTTGCCTTGAACTTGTTTTAACTGCGCCTTACCAACGTAGGGACGGAAATCCTTGGCATTTTCTTTAATCATTTGATCGTAGGTAGCGATCGAATCGTCAAGGCGATTTTGTTGGCGATAGACTTCACCGAGAATCCAACGTACTGAACCTGTATCTACAGTATTTGCTTGGATTTTATTGGCAGTTTCCGCAGTCTTGAGAGTATCTTGAAGTAGCCCGATCGCGGCTTCAGGACGCTTATCATTTAGCTCAAGCCCAACTACACTTTGCAATGCAGGAATATACCCTGGTTTTGTTGTTAAAATTTTGCGATATTCCGCTGCCGCATTTTTCGGATCTTTGAGTTCGAGGTAAGTTTTTGCTAGGGTCATCCGATATTCAGGCGTATCTGGAAAAGAATCGGCAAGAGTTTGTAAGGGTTCGATAGTTTCCTTAGTTTTACCTAATTGGTTGCGAAGATTGACTAAGCCAATTAGTGCAGTTTGATTTTTAGGATCGCTTTTGAGTACAGCCTCAAAACCCTCAATTTGGATTTTAATCCTTTCCTGTTCTGAGGTGTTTTGATTGGAATTAGCAGCTTGCTGCGTAGGTGGAGCAAAAAGACCACCAATCAGTGGTGCGATCGATACGCCCAAAAATGAGAGCGTAATTACGATTAAGACACCATTAATAATCCATTGCCTTGCTGTACGTTGAGTCACGATATTTACCCTAAATCCAGATACATCATAATAGCAGTTGGCAATAAATAGTTAGAGTCATAACCAAAGGGTATGCCTCTAGATACTAACCACCGACATGAATACCAGGGCGGCGTTTCGGATCTTTTTCGGCAGTGCGTAACACCTCGCGGGTCACGATCGCAATATCACCCTCACCAAACAGAATAAATCGCATCAAGTATTGAAGTGGATTACCTTCAGCCCAACCAAAATAGGCATGGGGAAGTTTTTGGGTACGTTCGCGAATCTCAAATAAAATTGCCGCGATCGTATTGGGTACAGCCGCACCACGCGATCGCAAAATTCGATGTTCGCCTACCTGATGCCCTTGGATGTAAATCGTTCCCGCAAATTCAGAGGGATCGGAAACTTTGATCTCTAAGAAAATCAAAGGATCGTCAATGGGCAAATGATGTTCTTGGCGCGTATCCTGTTCTTTTTGGCGATATTCCTGTTCATCACCACGATTAGGACGGTGGGCAATAATCCGCACTGTATGGTCGGTAGTAGTCTCAATAAAACTCTGAGCGAGTTCATCCATTTCTATATGATCTGCCCGTAACTCTGTTGAGCGCCACACCCGGGATACTAATGAGGTCACAACAATAACTCCAATGAAAATTGCCGCAATTTTGATCCCATCTGGTCTTTCAACAATATTTGCGATCGTTGTATAGATAAATACAAAGGTAATGATCCCAAACAGTATGACTTCAGTACGTTTACGCTGTTTATGGGATGCCAAGGTTACGGCAAATGCAGCAGAACTCATTAGCACCAACACACCTGTTGCATAGGCTCCCCCTTGAGCTTCCACATTTGCCTGAAAAATCAAGGTGACTATAAAGGCGATCGCGGTATAAACCAAAACCAAGGGACGTACTACTAATGTCCAGTTGGGAGCCATCCCATAGCGAGGTAAGTAACGCGGCACGATATTCAGTAGCCCTGCCATTGCCGAGGCTCCCGCAAACCACAGAATGGAGATGGTACTAAGATCGTAAATAGTCCCCAAGATATCGCCGAAAAACTGGTGAGTTAAAAAAGCAAGGGCGCGACCATTAGCTTTACCACCCGCCTCAAATTCTGCCGCAGGGATCAAAAGGGTCGTAACGACGCTACTAGTGAACAGAAAAAAGCTCATAATCCAAGCAGCACTGGTTAGCAACTTATGGGTATTTTTAATTCGTCCTTTAGGCTTTTCTTCTGTATCTTCACTATATCCATTTACTAGTGGCATTACAGCTACGCCTGTCTCAAATCCTGATAGTCCTAAGGCAAGCTTGGGAAATACCAACACCGAAATACCTAATAGCATTAATGGATTTTGATTATTCGCAAAGATAGCCTTCTGCCAATTGGCGATCGCTTCGGGATGGATGAATATTTCATGCAAGCCTACGAACACAGTAATCAAGTTCAGCAACAAATATACAGCTACCAAAATGACAGCAATGCCGATCGCTTCACGAAACCCCTTCAGAAAAATTGCACCTAGTAAAGCAATTAGTACTAACGTAATTGGCACTACTTGCCCATGAAAAAATGCGGGGACTAGGGGATTTTCCACAATATGGGCGGTTGCATCGGCGGCTGACAAAGTAATGGTAATAATAAAGTCCGTCGCCACAAATCCTAACAAGCAAAGAACCAACAGCTTGCCCTGCCAC from Pseudanabaena sp. Chao 1811 encodes the following:
- a CDS encoding HNH endonuclease; translation: MSKSYISTKLRKLVSDRAQNCCEYCLIPESLTLVSHQVDHVIAEKHGGKTIEENLALSCSLCNQAKGSDIASIDLETGDVIRLYNPRQDQWRENFQIEESSGVIYPLTAIGRVTIQLLKINRSACLPYRQMLAQAKILMQK
- a CDS encoding helix-turn-helix domain-containing protein, translating into MIQNQVSEVIQGGANVFEDLGFAPEEALNLRIRADLMLNIKRFIQSQGWTQKQAALFFGETQPRISDLMNGDIERFSIDKLVMMLAHAGMNVRVKVL
- a CDS encoding type II toxin-antitoxin system VapC family toxin; protein product: MNKSPSVYLDACCFCRLLDDPSQYRVRLETEAVVTILECCDRGEMSLISSDALEFELQRVPNVEGREQVFAFLSAAKIFVETTDNIEDRAESFCKLGFTLYDALHLAFAEDSNATVFLTTDDRLLSKAISYAGNIKVRVSNPVTWLMENQE
- the fmt gene encoding methionyl-tRNA formyltransferase, producing MRVVFFGTPDFAVPTLEKLLSEPDFEVVGVVSQPDTRRGRGSQVTPPPVKAAAIAKNPNLQIWQPDRLKKDKQVLEELLTTNADVFVVVAYGQILSQKILNMPKYGCINVHGSLLPKYRGAAPIQWAIANGESITGITTMQMDAGIDTGAMLLKVELEILPEDNTDTLSTKLANLGADLLIDTLRRLDTIKPEPQDDALSCYSPMIGREDWELNWSKEAIALHNRIRAFYPNCYKDFRGQRLKITKSEVVEAEDNLENIGKVVEIRKGKGFVLQTGKGLLLIKEVQPAGKKLQSGWDFVNGARIAIGESLT
- a CDS encoding alpha-D-glucose phosphate-specific phosphoglucomutase produces the protein MSIKVVSTSPFADQKPGTSGLRKKVTVFQTPNYLENFVQSIFDSLEGFAGQTLVVGGDGRYYNRHAIQVILKMAAANGFGKILVGRGGILSTPAASCVIRKYNAFGGIILSASHNPAGKDGDFGIKYNTGNGGPAPEKITDAIYDITKSISEYKILEASDLDLDRIGESKLGDTVVEVIDSVADYAELMESLFDFDRIKLLIASPDFSLRFDGMHAVTGPYAQEILVNRLGAPASALQNCVPLEDFGDGHPDPNLVYAHDLVEVLYGDNAPDFGAASDGDGDRNMILGRKFFVTPSDSLAILAANAHHVPAYKGGLAGIARSMPTSQAPDRVAARLGIESYETPTGWKFFGNLLDAGKATLCGEESFGTGSNHVREKDGLWAVLFWLNVLAARQQSVEAIVKEHWQLYGRNFYSRHDYEGVDSDRANTLVNNLRNKFAELKGHKFGNYEVAFADDFSYTDPVDGSVSNNQGIRIGFTDDSRIVFRLSGTGTQGATLRLYVESYEPNIAKHSLDTQEALKELIEIADQVAQIKVLTGRDQPTVIT
- a CDS encoding tetratricopeptide repeat protein, translating into MTQRTARQWIINGVLIVITLSFLGVSIAPLIGGLFAPPTQQAANSNQNTSEQERIKIQIEGFEAVLKSDPKNQTALIGLVNLRNQLGKTKETIEPLQTLADSFPDTPEYRMTLAKTYLELKDPKNAAAEYRKILTTKPGYIPALQSVVGLELNDKRPEAAIGLLQDTLKTAETANKIQANTVDTGSVRWILGEVYRQQNRLDDSIATYDQMIKENAKDFRPYVGKAQLKQVQGKEDEAKKLFDKGLELAPAEFKDEVKRLASLSPQKQPFTSPAQSPSTAPETKKP
- a CDS encoding amino acid transporter, with protein sequence MASPVPSSNKSELLQNLKNWLLAGSHSAKDHPDKNNENSHKHSDKHSWWQVMCLTGVDYFSTLGYQPGIAALAAGALSPIATLILLLLTLFGALPIYRKVAAISPHGEGSLAMLEHLLTWWQGKLLVLCLLGFVATDFIITITLSAADATAHIVENPLVPAFFHGQVVPITLVLIALLGAIFLKGFREAIGIAVILVAVYLLLNLITVFVGLHEIFIHPEAIANWQKAIFANNQNPLMLLGISVLVFPKLALGLSGFETGVAVMPLVNGYSEDTEEKPKGRIKNTHKLLTSAAWIMSFFLFTSSVVTTLLIPAAEFEAGGKANGRALAFLTHQFFGDILGTIYDLSTISILWFAGASAMAGLLNIVPRYLPRYGMAPNWTLVVRPLVLVYTAIAFIVTLIFQANVEAQGGAYATGVLVLMSSAAFAVTLASHKQRKRTEVILFGIITFVFIYTTIANIVERPDGIKIAAIFIGVIVVTSLVSRVWRSTELRADHIEMDELAQSFIETTTDHTVRIIAHRPNRGDEQEYRQKEQDTRQEHHLPIDDPLIFLEIKVSDPSEFAGTIYIQGHQVGEHRILRSRGAAVPNTIAAILFEIRERTQKLPHAYFGWAEGNPLQYLMRFILFGEGDIAIVTREVLRTAEKDPKRRPGIHVGG